One window from the genome of Dioscorea cayenensis subsp. rotundata cultivar TDr96_F1 chromosome 3, TDr96_F1_v2_PseudoChromosome.rev07_lg8_w22 25.fasta, whole genome shotgun sequence encodes:
- the LOC120253162 gene encoding paladin isoform X2, translated as MTKVPSSSAPSISASIGSVCDEPEHVMNCRGGSVLGKKTILKSDHFPGCQNKRLTPQIEGAPNYRQAGFLRVHGVAIPTIDGIRNVLNHIGAKGMHKQQRVLWHNLREEPVVYINGRPFVLRDVERPFSNLEYTGINRARVELMESRLKDDILMEATQYGNKILVTDELPDGQMVDQWEPVMRDSVKTPLEVYEELQLEGYLVDYERVPITDEKSPKERDFDNLLCRISQADIDTEIVFNCQMGRGRTTTGMVIATLVYLNRTGASGIHDTNFIGEVDSVADVTDNSTNSEEAIRRGEYAVIRSLIRVLEGGAEGKRQVDKVIDQCDSMQNLREAIGVYRNSILRQPDEMKREASLSFFVEYLERYYFLICFAVYMHTERMLVHGISAEQRSFSDWMRARPELYSILRRLLRRDPMGALGYSSQKPHLMHITESADGRPHEMGVVAAMRDGEVLGSQTVLKSDHCPGCQNLTLPERVDGAPNFREVPGFPVYGVANPTVDGIRAVIKWISCTKGRRPVLWHNMREEPVIYINGKPFVLREVERPYKNMLEYTGIDRDRVERMEARLKEDILREADRYEGAIMVIHETDDGHIFDAWEHVNAESIQTPLEVYECLEAEGLPIKYARVPITDGKAPKSSDFDTIALNISSASKDTAFVFNCQMGRGRTTTGTVIACLLKLRIDNGRPIRIQPEDGYHEEKLDAGSSSGEETAGDNAQSVSYEVKAGVTMEPHRTFGINDILLLRKITRLFDNGIECREVLDSIIDRCSALQNIRQAVLQYRKVFNQQNVEPRVRRVALNRGAEYLERYFRLIAFAAYLGSEAFDGFCGQGETKITFKTWLHRRPEIQAMKWSIRLRPGRFFYLPEESKVPYEPQQGDGVMEAIIKARNGSVLGKGSILKMYFFPGQKTSSCIKFSGAPHFHKVDGYPVYSMATATVDGAREILAYLGAKRTTSEEVTQKVIITDLREEAVVYISGTPYVLRELDQPVDALKHVGITGPMVEHMELRMKEDIFVEVTQSGGQLLLHREEFNPVLNHSTVIGYWENISLDDVKTPAEVYAALNSEGFNIVYRRIPLTREREALATDVDAIQHCKDDSAGCYLFISHTGYGGVAYAVAITCLRLNADVNFDSERTLGNHTLVRSPNESLAFRHSGEDELNQGNYRDILNLTRLLIYGPESKLEVDIVIERCAGAGHLRDEIVHYRKELEKCPSDDEETRSYLMDMGIKALRRYFYLITFRSYLYCTSPSDIGFASWMDSQPELGHLCGSLRFDK; from the exons ATGACGAAGGTGCCAAGCTCGTCGGCACCATCAATATCAGCATCTATTGGTAGCGTGTGTGATGAACCAGAGCACGTTATGAACTGTAGAGGAGGGTCGGTCCTTGGGAAGAAGACCATCCTCAAGAGCGATCACTTCCCCGGCTGCCAGAACAAGCGCTTGACACCTCAGATTGAGGGCGCTCCCAATTACAGGCAG GCTGGTTTTTTGCGTGTTCATGGTGTTGCAATACCTACAATTGACGGTATTAGAAATGTACTCAATCACATTGGTGCAAAAGGGATGCACAAGCAACAAAGAGTGCTGTGGCACAATCTTCGTGAAGAACCA GTGGTGTACATCAATGGCCGCCCCTTTGTTCTGCGAGATGTGGAAAGACCCTTCTCCAATCTTGAGTATACA GGAATTAATAGGGCTAGAGTTGAACTGATGGAATCAAGACTGAAGGATGATATCTTGATGGAAGCTACACA ATATGGAAATAAGATTCTTGTAACTGATGAACTACCAGATGGTCAGATGGTGGATCAGTGGGAACCTGTAATGCGCGATTCTGTTAAGACACCTCTTGAG GTATATGAAGAACTTCAGCTAGAAGGGTACCTTGTTGACTATGAGCGTGTTCCCATTACAGATGAAAAGTCCCCCAAGGAACGCGATTTTGACAATCTG CTCTGTAGAATCTCACAAGCTGATATAGATACTGAAATAGTTTTCAACTGCCAAATGGGGAGGGGCCGCACTACAACTGGGATGGTCATAGCAACTTTGGTTTACCTCAATCGAACTGGTGCTTCAG GTATTCATGACACAAATTTTATTGGAGAAGTAGATTCTGTAGCTGATGTGACTGATAATTCAACAAACTCTGAAGAGGCGATTCGCAGAGGTGAATATGCAGTCATAAGAAGCCTTATCCGTGTTCTTGAG GGTGGTGCAGAGGGTAAAAGGCAAGTGGACAAAGTCATTGACCAGTGTGATTCTATGCAA AACTTACGAGAAGCTATTGGAGTTTATCGCAATAGCATTCTACGTCAACCAGATGAAATGAAGAGGGAGGCATCACTTTCCTTCTTTGTTGAGTACTTGGAACGATATTATTTCCTTATCTGCTTTGCTGTGTATATGCACACAGAGAGGATGCTTGTTCATGGCATTTCAGCAGAGCAAAGAAGTTTTTCTGATTGGATGAGGGCAAGACCTGAACTATATAGCATACTTCGCAG GTTGTTAAGGAGGGACCCAATGGGTGCTCTCGGATATTCAAGCCAGAAACCACACTTAATGCATATAACTGAATCTGCTGATGGTCGTCCTCATGAGATGGGTGTGGTTGCTGCAATGAGGGATGGAGAAGTTCTTGGAAGTCAGACAGTTTTAAAAAGTGACCACTGCCCTGGCTGCCAAAATCTGACATTGCCAGAAAGGGTTGATGGTGCGCCTAATTTTCGGGAAGTTCCTGGTTTTCCTGTTTATGGTGTTGCAAATCCAACTGTGGATGGGATCCGAGCTGTTATTAAGTGGATAAGTTGTACTAAAGGCAGGCGCCCAGTGTTATGGCACAATATGCGAGAAGAgccagttatatatataaatgggaaACCCTTTGTATTGCGTGAAGTGGAGAGGCCATATAAGAACATGCTTGAGTATACG GGAATTGATCGAGACAGAGTGGAGAGAATGGAAGCCCGCCTGAAAGAGGACATTCTACGAGAGGCAGATCGCTATGAAGGTGCAATTATGGTAATTCATGAAACAGATGATGGTCACATTTTTGACGCATGGGAGCATGTAAATGCTGAATCTATTCAGACTCCGCTAGAGGTCTATGAATGTCTAGAGGCTGAAGGTCTGCCCATCAAATATGCTCGTGTGCCAATTACTGATGGCAAAGCACCTAAAAGTTCAGATTTTGACACAATTGCCTTGAATATTTCTTCTGCTTCCAAGGACACTGCTTTTGTGTTCAATTGCCAG atgGGCAGGGGTAGAACAACTACAGGAACTGTAATTGCTTGCCTTCTGAAACTTCGAATTGATAATGGAAGACCTATCAGAATCCAGCCCGAAGATGGTTATCATGAGGAGAAATTGGATGCTGGCTCCTCCAGTGGTGAAGAAACAGCTGGTGATAATGCTCAGTCAGTGTCATATGAAGTAAAAGCTGGAGTTACAATGGAGCCACATCGTACTTTTGGAATTAATGATATCCTACTATTACGAAAAATAACAAGACTCTTTGACAATGGAATTGAATGCCGAGAAGTTTTAGATTCTATAATTGATAGATGTTCAGCCTTGCAAAATATACGGCAAGCAGTTCTGCAGTATAGGAAGGTGTTTAACCAACAAAATGTGGAGCCAAGGGTGAGGAGGGTTGCTTTAAATCGTGGTGCTGAGTACCTGGAACGCTACTTTAGGTTGATTGCTTTCGCTGCATACCTTGGAAGTGAAGCATTTGATGGTTTTTGTGGGCAAGGTGAAACGAAGATCACATTCAAAACTTGGTTGCATCGGAGGCCAGAGATCCAGGCAATGAAATGGAGCATAAGATTACGCCCTGGGCGATTTTTCTATCTGCCT GAGGAATCAAAAGTACCATATGAACCACAGCAAGGGGATGGCGTAATGGAAGCTATAATTAAAGCTCGCAATGGATCTGTTTTGGGAAAAGGAtccatacttaagatgtacTTCTTTCCTGGACAGAAAACTTCAAGCTGCATAAAGTTTTCTGGTGCCCCTCATTTTCACAAG GTGGATGGGTATCCTGTTTATAGCATGGCAACAGCAACAGTTGATGGTGCTAGAGAAATACTAGCCTATTTAGGTGCCAAAAGGACGACATCTGAGGAAGTTACTCAAAAAGTTATAATAACAGATTTGAGAGAGGAAGCAGTTGTCTACATCAGTGGTACACCATATGTACTTAGGGAACTAGATCAGCCGGTCGATGCTCTTAAACATGTGGGGATTACAGGTCCAATG GTGGAACATATGGAGTTACGGATGAAGgaagatatatttgttgaaGTCACACAGTCTGGTGGACAACTGCTTTTGCATCGAGAAGAATTCAATCCAGTTTTAAACCATTCCACTGTGATTGGCTACTGGGAGAACATTTCATTAGATGATGTCAAGACCCCTGCTGAAGTGTATGCAGCCTTGAACAGTGAAGGCTTCAATATTGTGTACAGAAGGATACCATTAACAAGGGAAAGAGAAGCCTTAGCTACAGATGTTGATGCTATTCAGCATTGCAAAGATGA CTCTGCTGGATGTTATCTTTTCATTTCGCACACTGGATATGGTGGAGTTGCTTATGCAGTGGCTATTACTTGTCTTAGACTCAATGCTGATGTTAACTTTGACTCGGAGAGAACTTTGGGAAATCATACCCTAGTAAGATCACCTAATGAAAGCTTAGCTTTTCGGCATTCTGGTGAAGATGAACTTAACCAGGGCAACTACCGTGACATACTCAACCTTACCAGATTGCTGATCTATGGCCCTGAGAGCAAACTTGAAGTTGACATTGTCATAGAAAG gtGTGCAGGTGCTGGCCATTTAAGAGATGAAATTGTGCACTACCGGAAGGAGCTTGAAAAGTGTCCTAGTGATGATGAAGAGACCCGTTCCTACCTTATGGATATGGGCATCAAAGCTCTGAG
- the LOC120253162 gene encoding paladin isoform X1: MTKVPSSSAPSISASIGSVCDEPEHVMNCRGGSVLGKKTILKSDHFPGCQNKRLTPQIEGAPNYRQAGFLRVHGVAIPTIDGIRNVLNHIGAKGMHKQQRVLWHNLREEPVVYINGRPFVLRDVERPFSNLEYTGINRARVELMESRLKDDILMEATQYGNKILVTDELPDGQMVDQWEPVMRDSVKTPLEVYEELQLEGYLVDYERVPITDEKSPKERDFDNLLCRISQADIDTEIVFNCQMGRGRTTTGMVIATLVYLNRTGASGIHDTNFIGEVDSVADVTDNSTNSEEAIRRGEYAVIRSLIRVLEGGAEGKRQVDKVIDQCDSMQNLREAIGVYRNSILRQPDEMKREASLSFFVEYLERYYFLICFAVYMHTERMLVHGISAEQRSFSDWMRARPELYSILRRLLRRDPMGALGYSSQKPHLMHITESADGRPHEMGVVAAMRDGEVLGSQTVLKSDHCPGCQNLTLPERVDGAPNFREVPGFPVYGVANPTVDGIRAVIKWISCTKGRRPVLWHNMREEPVIYINGKPFVLREVERPYKNMLEYTGIDRDRVERMEARLKEDILREADRYEGAIMVIHETDDGHIFDAWEHVNAESIQTPLEVYECLEAEGLPIKYARVPITDGKAPKSSDFDTIALNISSASKDTAFVFNCQMGRGRTTTGTVIACLLKLRIDNGRPIRIQPEDGYHEEKLDAGSSSGEETAGDNAQSVSYEVKAGVTMEPHRTFGINDILLLRKITRLFDNGIECREVLDSIIDRCSALQNIRQAVLQYRKVFNQQNVEPRVRRVALNRGAEYLERYFRLIAFAAYLGSEAFDGFCGQGETKITFKTWLHRRPEIQAMKWSIRLRPGRFFYLPEESKVPYEPQQGDGVMEAIIKARNGSVLGKGSILKMYFFPGQKTSSCIKFSGAPHFHKIPGVYLRLVFQVDGYPVYSMATATVDGAREILAYLGAKRTTSEEVTQKVIITDLREEAVVYISGTPYVLRELDQPVDALKHVGITGPMVEHMELRMKEDIFVEVTQSGGQLLLHREEFNPVLNHSTVIGYWENISLDDVKTPAEVYAALNSEGFNIVYRRIPLTREREALATDVDAIQHCKDDSAGCYLFISHTGYGGVAYAVAITCLRLNADVNFDSERTLGNHTLVRSPNESLAFRHSGEDELNQGNYRDILNLTRLLIYGPESKLEVDIVIERCAGAGHLRDEIVHYRKELEKCPSDDEETRSYLMDMGIKALRRYFYLITFRSYLYCTSPSDIGFASWMDSQPELGHLCGSLRFDK, encoded by the exons ATGACGAAGGTGCCAAGCTCGTCGGCACCATCAATATCAGCATCTATTGGTAGCGTGTGTGATGAACCAGAGCACGTTATGAACTGTAGAGGAGGGTCGGTCCTTGGGAAGAAGACCATCCTCAAGAGCGATCACTTCCCCGGCTGCCAGAACAAGCGCTTGACACCTCAGATTGAGGGCGCTCCCAATTACAGGCAG GCTGGTTTTTTGCGTGTTCATGGTGTTGCAATACCTACAATTGACGGTATTAGAAATGTACTCAATCACATTGGTGCAAAAGGGATGCACAAGCAACAAAGAGTGCTGTGGCACAATCTTCGTGAAGAACCA GTGGTGTACATCAATGGCCGCCCCTTTGTTCTGCGAGATGTGGAAAGACCCTTCTCCAATCTTGAGTATACA GGAATTAATAGGGCTAGAGTTGAACTGATGGAATCAAGACTGAAGGATGATATCTTGATGGAAGCTACACA ATATGGAAATAAGATTCTTGTAACTGATGAACTACCAGATGGTCAGATGGTGGATCAGTGGGAACCTGTAATGCGCGATTCTGTTAAGACACCTCTTGAG GTATATGAAGAACTTCAGCTAGAAGGGTACCTTGTTGACTATGAGCGTGTTCCCATTACAGATGAAAAGTCCCCCAAGGAACGCGATTTTGACAATCTG CTCTGTAGAATCTCACAAGCTGATATAGATACTGAAATAGTTTTCAACTGCCAAATGGGGAGGGGCCGCACTACAACTGGGATGGTCATAGCAACTTTGGTTTACCTCAATCGAACTGGTGCTTCAG GTATTCATGACACAAATTTTATTGGAGAAGTAGATTCTGTAGCTGATGTGACTGATAATTCAACAAACTCTGAAGAGGCGATTCGCAGAGGTGAATATGCAGTCATAAGAAGCCTTATCCGTGTTCTTGAG GGTGGTGCAGAGGGTAAAAGGCAAGTGGACAAAGTCATTGACCAGTGTGATTCTATGCAA AACTTACGAGAAGCTATTGGAGTTTATCGCAATAGCATTCTACGTCAACCAGATGAAATGAAGAGGGAGGCATCACTTTCCTTCTTTGTTGAGTACTTGGAACGATATTATTTCCTTATCTGCTTTGCTGTGTATATGCACACAGAGAGGATGCTTGTTCATGGCATTTCAGCAGAGCAAAGAAGTTTTTCTGATTGGATGAGGGCAAGACCTGAACTATATAGCATACTTCGCAG GTTGTTAAGGAGGGACCCAATGGGTGCTCTCGGATATTCAAGCCAGAAACCACACTTAATGCATATAACTGAATCTGCTGATGGTCGTCCTCATGAGATGGGTGTGGTTGCTGCAATGAGGGATGGAGAAGTTCTTGGAAGTCAGACAGTTTTAAAAAGTGACCACTGCCCTGGCTGCCAAAATCTGACATTGCCAGAAAGGGTTGATGGTGCGCCTAATTTTCGGGAAGTTCCTGGTTTTCCTGTTTATGGTGTTGCAAATCCAACTGTGGATGGGATCCGAGCTGTTATTAAGTGGATAAGTTGTACTAAAGGCAGGCGCCCAGTGTTATGGCACAATATGCGAGAAGAgccagttatatatataaatgggaaACCCTTTGTATTGCGTGAAGTGGAGAGGCCATATAAGAACATGCTTGAGTATACG GGAATTGATCGAGACAGAGTGGAGAGAATGGAAGCCCGCCTGAAAGAGGACATTCTACGAGAGGCAGATCGCTATGAAGGTGCAATTATGGTAATTCATGAAACAGATGATGGTCACATTTTTGACGCATGGGAGCATGTAAATGCTGAATCTATTCAGACTCCGCTAGAGGTCTATGAATGTCTAGAGGCTGAAGGTCTGCCCATCAAATATGCTCGTGTGCCAATTACTGATGGCAAAGCACCTAAAAGTTCAGATTTTGACACAATTGCCTTGAATATTTCTTCTGCTTCCAAGGACACTGCTTTTGTGTTCAATTGCCAG atgGGCAGGGGTAGAACAACTACAGGAACTGTAATTGCTTGCCTTCTGAAACTTCGAATTGATAATGGAAGACCTATCAGAATCCAGCCCGAAGATGGTTATCATGAGGAGAAATTGGATGCTGGCTCCTCCAGTGGTGAAGAAACAGCTGGTGATAATGCTCAGTCAGTGTCATATGAAGTAAAAGCTGGAGTTACAATGGAGCCACATCGTACTTTTGGAATTAATGATATCCTACTATTACGAAAAATAACAAGACTCTTTGACAATGGAATTGAATGCCGAGAAGTTTTAGATTCTATAATTGATAGATGTTCAGCCTTGCAAAATATACGGCAAGCAGTTCTGCAGTATAGGAAGGTGTTTAACCAACAAAATGTGGAGCCAAGGGTGAGGAGGGTTGCTTTAAATCGTGGTGCTGAGTACCTGGAACGCTACTTTAGGTTGATTGCTTTCGCTGCATACCTTGGAAGTGAAGCATTTGATGGTTTTTGTGGGCAAGGTGAAACGAAGATCACATTCAAAACTTGGTTGCATCGGAGGCCAGAGATCCAGGCAATGAAATGGAGCATAAGATTACGCCCTGGGCGATTTTTCTATCTGCCT GAGGAATCAAAAGTACCATATGAACCACAGCAAGGGGATGGCGTAATGGAAGCTATAATTAAAGCTCGCAATGGATCTGTTTTGGGAAAAGGAtccatacttaagatgtacTTCTTTCCTGGACAGAAAACTTCAAGCTGCATAAAGTTTTCTGGTGCCCCTCATTTTCACAAG ATTCCTGGTGTTTATCTGAGGCTTGTCTTCCAGGTGGATGGGTATCCTGTTTATAGCATGGCAACAGCAACAGTTGATGGTGCTAGAGAAATACTAGCCTATTTAGGTGCCAAAAGGACGACATCTGAGGAAGTTACTCAAAAAGTTATAATAACAGATTTGAGAGAGGAAGCAGTTGTCTACATCAGTGGTACACCATATGTACTTAGGGAACTAGATCAGCCGGTCGATGCTCTTAAACATGTGGGGATTACAGGTCCAATG GTGGAACATATGGAGTTACGGATGAAGgaagatatatttgttgaaGTCACACAGTCTGGTGGACAACTGCTTTTGCATCGAGAAGAATTCAATCCAGTTTTAAACCATTCCACTGTGATTGGCTACTGGGAGAACATTTCATTAGATGATGTCAAGACCCCTGCTGAAGTGTATGCAGCCTTGAACAGTGAAGGCTTCAATATTGTGTACAGAAGGATACCATTAACAAGGGAAAGAGAAGCCTTAGCTACAGATGTTGATGCTATTCAGCATTGCAAAGATGA CTCTGCTGGATGTTATCTTTTCATTTCGCACACTGGATATGGTGGAGTTGCTTATGCAGTGGCTATTACTTGTCTTAGACTCAATGCTGATGTTAACTTTGACTCGGAGAGAACTTTGGGAAATCATACCCTAGTAAGATCACCTAATGAAAGCTTAGCTTTTCGGCATTCTGGTGAAGATGAACTTAACCAGGGCAACTACCGTGACATACTCAACCTTACCAGATTGCTGATCTATGGCCCTGAGAGCAAACTTGAAGTTGACATTGTCATAGAAAG gtGTGCAGGTGCTGGCCATTTAAGAGATGAAATTGTGCACTACCGGAAGGAGCTTGAAAAGTGTCCTAGTGATGATGAAGAGACCCGTTCCTACCTTATGGATATGGGCATCAAAGCTCTGAG
- the LOC120253162 gene encoding paladin isoform X3 encodes MTKVPSSSAPSISASIGSVCDEPEHVMNCRGGSVLGKKTILKSDHFPGCQNKRLTPQIEGAPNYRQAGFLRVHGVAIPTIDGIRNVLNHIGAKGMHKQQRVLWHNLREEPVVYINGRPFVLRDVERPFSNLEYTGINRARVELMESRLKDDILMEATQYGNKILVTDELPDGQMVDQWEPVMRDSVKTPLEVYEELQLEGYLVDYERVPITDEKSPKERDFDNLLCRISQADIDTEIVFNCQMGRGRTTTGMVIATLVYLNRTGASGIHDTNFIGEVDSVADVTDNSTNSEEAIRRGEYAVIRSLIRVLEGGAEGKRQVDKVIDQCDSMQNLREAIGVYRNSILRQPDEMKREASLSFFVEYLERYYFLICFAVYMHTERMLVHGISAEQRSFSDWMRARPELYSILRRLLRRDPMGALGYSSQKPHLMHITESADGRPHEMGVVAAMRDGEVLGSQTVLKSDHCPGCQNLTLPERVDGAPNFREVPGFPVYGVANPTVDGIRAVIKWISCTKGRRPVLWHNMREEPVIYINGKPFVLREVERPYKNMLEYTGIDRDRVERMEARLKEDILREADRYEGAIMVIHETDDGHIFDAWEHVNAESIQTPLEVYECLEAEGLPIKYARVPITDGKAPKSSDFDTIALNISSASKDTAFVFNCQMGRGRTTTGTVIACLLKLRIDNGRPIRIQPEDGYHEEKLDAGSSSGEETAGDNAQSVSYEVKAGVTMEPHRTFGINDILLLRKITRLFDNGIECREVLDSIIDRCSALQNIRQAVLQYRKVFNQQNVEPRVRRVALNRGAEYLERYFRLIAFAAYLGSEAFDGFCGQGETKITFKTWLHRRPEIQAMKWSIRLRPGRFFYLPEESKVPYEPQQGDGVMEAIIKARNGSVLGKGSILKMYFFPGQKTSSCIKFSGAPHFHKIPGVYLRLVFQVDGYPVYSMATATVDGAREILAYLGAKRTTSEEVTQKVIITDLREEAVVYISGTPYVLRELDQPVDALKHVGITGPMVEHMELRMKEDIFVEVTQSGGQLLLHREEFNPVLNHSTVIGYWENISLDDVKTPAEVYAALNSEGFNIVYRRIPLTREREALATDVDAIQHCKDDSAGCYLFISHTGYGGVAYAVAITCLRLNADVNFDSERTLGNHTLVRSPNESLAFRHSGEDELNQGNYRDILNLTRLLIYGPESKLEVDIVIERCAGAGHLRDEIVHYRKELEKCPSDDEETRSYLMDMGIKALRSV; translated from the exons ATGACGAAGGTGCCAAGCTCGTCGGCACCATCAATATCAGCATCTATTGGTAGCGTGTGTGATGAACCAGAGCACGTTATGAACTGTAGAGGAGGGTCGGTCCTTGGGAAGAAGACCATCCTCAAGAGCGATCACTTCCCCGGCTGCCAGAACAAGCGCTTGACACCTCAGATTGAGGGCGCTCCCAATTACAGGCAG GCTGGTTTTTTGCGTGTTCATGGTGTTGCAATACCTACAATTGACGGTATTAGAAATGTACTCAATCACATTGGTGCAAAAGGGATGCACAAGCAACAAAGAGTGCTGTGGCACAATCTTCGTGAAGAACCA GTGGTGTACATCAATGGCCGCCCCTTTGTTCTGCGAGATGTGGAAAGACCCTTCTCCAATCTTGAGTATACA GGAATTAATAGGGCTAGAGTTGAACTGATGGAATCAAGACTGAAGGATGATATCTTGATGGAAGCTACACA ATATGGAAATAAGATTCTTGTAACTGATGAACTACCAGATGGTCAGATGGTGGATCAGTGGGAACCTGTAATGCGCGATTCTGTTAAGACACCTCTTGAG GTATATGAAGAACTTCAGCTAGAAGGGTACCTTGTTGACTATGAGCGTGTTCCCATTACAGATGAAAAGTCCCCCAAGGAACGCGATTTTGACAATCTG CTCTGTAGAATCTCACAAGCTGATATAGATACTGAAATAGTTTTCAACTGCCAAATGGGGAGGGGCCGCACTACAACTGGGATGGTCATAGCAACTTTGGTTTACCTCAATCGAACTGGTGCTTCAG GTATTCATGACACAAATTTTATTGGAGAAGTAGATTCTGTAGCTGATGTGACTGATAATTCAACAAACTCTGAAGAGGCGATTCGCAGAGGTGAATATGCAGTCATAAGAAGCCTTATCCGTGTTCTTGAG GGTGGTGCAGAGGGTAAAAGGCAAGTGGACAAAGTCATTGACCAGTGTGATTCTATGCAA AACTTACGAGAAGCTATTGGAGTTTATCGCAATAGCATTCTACGTCAACCAGATGAAATGAAGAGGGAGGCATCACTTTCCTTCTTTGTTGAGTACTTGGAACGATATTATTTCCTTATCTGCTTTGCTGTGTATATGCACACAGAGAGGATGCTTGTTCATGGCATTTCAGCAGAGCAAAGAAGTTTTTCTGATTGGATGAGGGCAAGACCTGAACTATATAGCATACTTCGCAG GTTGTTAAGGAGGGACCCAATGGGTGCTCTCGGATATTCAAGCCAGAAACCACACTTAATGCATATAACTGAATCTGCTGATGGTCGTCCTCATGAGATGGGTGTGGTTGCTGCAATGAGGGATGGAGAAGTTCTTGGAAGTCAGACAGTTTTAAAAAGTGACCACTGCCCTGGCTGCCAAAATCTGACATTGCCAGAAAGGGTTGATGGTGCGCCTAATTTTCGGGAAGTTCCTGGTTTTCCTGTTTATGGTGTTGCAAATCCAACTGTGGATGGGATCCGAGCTGTTATTAAGTGGATAAGTTGTACTAAAGGCAGGCGCCCAGTGTTATGGCACAATATGCGAGAAGAgccagttatatatataaatgggaaACCCTTTGTATTGCGTGAAGTGGAGAGGCCATATAAGAACATGCTTGAGTATACG GGAATTGATCGAGACAGAGTGGAGAGAATGGAAGCCCGCCTGAAAGAGGACATTCTACGAGAGGCAGATCGCTATGAAGGTGCAATTATGGTAATTCATGAAACAGATGATGGTCACATTTTTGACGCATGGGAGCATGTAAATGCTGAATCTATTCAGACTCCGCTAGAGGTCTATGAATGTCTAGAGGCTGAAGGTCTGCCCATCAAATATGCTCGTGTGCCAATTACTGATGGCAAAGCACCTAAAAGTTCAGATTTTGACACAATTGCCTTGAATATTTCTTCTGCTTCCAAGGACACTGCTTTTGTGTTCAATTGCCAG atgGGCAGGGGTAGAACAACTACAGGAACTGTAATTGCTTGCCTTCTGAAACTTCGAATTGATAATGGAAGACCTATCAGAATCCAGCCCGAAGATGGTTATCATGAGGAGAAATTGGATGCTGGCTCCTCCAGTGGTGAAGAAACAGCTGGTGATAATGCTCAGTCAGTGTCATATGAAGTAAAAGCTGGAGTTACAATGGAGCCACATCGTACTTTTGGAATTAATGATATCCTACTATTACGAAAAATAACAAGACTCTTTGACAATGGAATTGAATGCCGAGAAGTTTTAGATTCTATAATTGATAGATGTTCAGCCTTGCAAAATATACGGCAAGCAGTTCTGCAGTATAGGAAGGTGTTTAACCAACAAAATGTGGAGCCAAGGGTGAGGAGGGTTGCTTTAAATCGTGGTGCTGAGTACCTGGAACGCTACTTTAGGTTGATTGCTTTCGCTGCATACCTTGGAAGTGAAGCATTTGATGGTTTTTGTGGGCAAGGTGAAACGAAGATCACATTCAAAACTTGGTTGCATCGGAGGCCAGAGATCCAGGCAATGAAATGGAGCATAAGATTACGCCCTGGGCGATTTTTCTATCTGCCT GAGGAATCAAAAGTACCATATGAACCACAGCAAGGGGATGGCGTAATGGAAGCTATAATTAAAGCTCGCAATGGATCTGTTTTGGGAAAAGGAtccatacttaagatgtacTTCTTTCCTGGACAGAAAACTTCAAGCTGCATAAAGTTTTCTGGTGCCCCTCATTTTCACAAG ATTCCTGGTGTTTATCTGAGGCTTGTCTTCCAGGTGGATGGGTATCCTGTTTATAGCATGGCAACAGCAACAGTTGATGGTGCTAGAGAAATACTAGCCTATTTAGGTGCCAAAAGGACGACATCTGAGGAAGTTACTCAAAAAGTTATAATAACAGATTTGAGAGAGGAAGCAGTTGTCTACATCAGTGGTACACCATATGTACTTAGGGAACTAGATCAGCCGGTCGATGCTCTTAAACATGTGGGGATTACAGGTCCAATG GTGGAACATATGGAGTTACGGATGAAGgaagatatatttgttgaaGTCACACAGTCTGGTGGACAACTGCTTTTGCATCGAGAAGAATTCAATCCAGTTTTAAACCATTCCACTGTGATTGGCTACTGGGAGAACATTTCATTAGATGATGTCAAGACCCCTGCTGAAGTGTATGCAGCCTTGAACAGTGAAGGCTTCAATATTGTGTACAGAAGGATACCATTAACAAGGGAAAGAGAAGCCTTAGCTACAGATGTTGATGCTATTCAGCATTGCAAAGATGA CTCTGCTGGATGTTATCTTTTCATTTCGCACACTGGATATGGTGGAGTTGCTTATGCAGTGGCTATTACTTGTCTTAGACTCAATGCTGATGTTAACTTTGACTCGGAGAGAACTTTGGGAAATCATACCCTAGTAAGATCACCTAATGAAAGCTTAGCTTTTCGGCATTCTGGTGAAGATGAACTTAACCAGGGCAACTACCGTGACATACTCAACCTTACCAGATTGCTGATCTATGGCCCTGAGAGCAAACTTGAAGTTGACATTGTCATAGAAAG gtGTGCAGGTGCTGGCCATTTAAGAGATGAAATTGTGCACTACCGGAAGGAGCTTGAAAAGTGTCCTAGTGATGATGAAGAGACCCGTTCCTACCTTATGGATATGGGCATCAAAGCTCTGAGGTCAGTTTGA